The following are from one region of the Yoonia sp. R2331 genome:
- a CDS encoding DUF4112 domain-containing protein has protein sequence MNIEQDLDFELARLRKTARRMDALFYIPRTRISIGFDNLLGLIPVVGDLMALIPGLWMVWKARKLGATPGALAYMLSNLAVDFFVGMIPIFGDIFDVLYNANIRNYRALERNLNHRAAGARMVHDPATLATEPKGPPLHGTALIA, from the coding sequence ATGAACATCGAACAGGATCTTGACTTCGAACTGGCCCGTCTGCGCAAGACCGCGCGGCGGATGGATGCGTTGTTCTATATCCCGCGCACCCGTATTTCGATTGGCTTTGACAACCTGCTGGGGCTGATCCCGGTGGTCGGTGACCTCATGGCTCTGATCCCGGGTTTGTGGATGGTCTGGAAGGCACGAAAACTTGGCGCCACCCCCGGCGCGCTGGCCTATATGCTGTCAAACCTCGCCGTCGACTTCTTCGTCGGGATGATCCCGATCTTCGGCGACATCTTTGACGTGCTCTACAACGCCAACATCCGCAACTACCGCGCGCTGGAACGTAACCTCAATCACCGCGCCGCCGGTGCCCGCATGGTCCATGACCCGGCCACCCTTGCGACCGAACCAAAAGGGCCGCCCCTGCATGGGACGGCCCTGATTGCGTAA
- a CDS encoding leishmanolysin-related zinc metalloendopeptidase, giving the protein MTLERDNFEIEILGAQAPEDQDRWAMHREKSAMMSEMMGNHDHSRVDWQNHSDDCEGCELCCVDHDHDHDHDHDHGAGHLPHADHSLVIETWTHDRVTFVDYNTALQAGLIEPDGTPAGEESDAPDEFEFTPQDSAGKSTEHPSKKGVNKCFDPKPEKGKPKDQPDPEPEPDPVPDPDPVPDPDPVPDPDPVPDPDPDPVPDPDPVPDPDPDPVPDPDPEPDPDPVPDPDPVPDPDPDPVPDPDPVLLTTYTSGGPADTSYNVTIDFTGTWTIALQQAFVDAADYFSSIILGDLPDHYGVDDITISASLEDIDGAGGTLGSAGPRSVRFPGYLPSKGDMDFDIADAERYNDRGLWDDIVFHEMLHAMGFGTLWSYMGLTEGSINGGDLRFTGDNANAVYETEFPSVDAADGFVFGVPIETHGGSGTAGGHWDEDAFNGEIMTGYIDGSNFLSEMTLAALEDMGYDTIFDDINDPNDLTGTWPSGDPLNQIA; this is encoded by the coding sequence ATGACGCTGGAACGTGACAACTTTGAAATTGAAATCCTGGGTGCGCAGGCGCCAGAGGATCAAGACCGTTGGGCGATGCACCGCGAGAAATCCGCGATGATGTCTGAGATGATGGGTAATCATGATCACAGTCGCGTGGATTGGCAGAACCACAGTGATGACTGCGAAGGCTGTGAGTTGTGCTGCGTTGACCATGACCACGACCATGACCATGACCATGATCATGGGGCGGGACATCTGCCGCACGCGGATCACTCGCTGGTGATTGAGACTTGGACCCATGACCGGGTCACGTTTGTTGACTACAATACGGCACTACAGGCCGGCCTGATTGAGCCCGACGGCACACCGGCCGGTGAAGAAAGCGACGCACCGGACGAATTTGAATTCACGCCACAGGACAGTGCCGGGAAATCCACAGAACACCCTTCGAAGAAAGGCGTGAACAAGTGTTTTGATCCAAAGCCCGAAAAGGGCAAGCCGAAGGATCAACCCGACCCCGAACCGGAACCCGATCCCGTGCCGGACCCTGATCCTGTGCCCGATCCCGATCCTGTGCCGGACCCTGATCCTGTGCCGGACCCCGACCCCGATCCTGTGCCGGACCCTGATCCTGTGCCCGATCCCGACCCCGATCCCGTGCCGGACCCTGATCCTGAGCCCGATCCCGACCCCGTGCCGGACCCTGATCCAGTGCCGGATCCCGACCCCGATCCCGTACCGGACCCTGATCCTGTGCTGTTGACGACTTATACAAGTGGCGGTCCGGCGGACACGTCCTATAACGTCACGATCGACTTTACCGGCACGTGGACGATTGCGCTGCAACAGGCCTTTGTGGATGCGGCTGACTATTTCAGCAGCATCATTCTGGGCGATCTGCCCGATCACTATGGCGTGGATGACATCACCATTTCAGCGTCGCTGGAAGACATCGACGGGGCAGGTGGTACCTTAGGCTCTGCCGGGCCGAGGTCGGTGCGGTTCCCGGGGTATTTGCCCAGTAAAGGCGACATGGACTTCGATATTGCCGATGCAGAGCGCTACAATGATCGCGGTTTGTGGGACGATATCGTGTTCCACGAGATGCTGCATGCGATGGGATTTGGCACGCTTTGGAGCTATATGGGTCTGACCGAAGGGTCGATCAACGGCGGCGATCTGCGCTTTACCGGTGATAATGCCAATGCGGTCTATGAGACTGAGTTCCCATCGGTGGATGCGGCGGACGGTTTTGTCTTTGGTGTTCCGATTGAAACCCATGGCGGCAGCGGAACTGCAGGCGGCCATTGGGACGAGGACGCGTTCAACGGCGAAATCATGACCGGCTACATCGACGGCAGCAACTTCCTGTCAGAGATGACTTTGGCCGCGTTGGAAGACATGGGATATGACACGATCTTTGACGATATCAATGATCCCAATGATCTAACGGGGACTTGGCCGTCGGGTGATCCGCTGAACCAGATCGCATAA
- a CDS encoding TfoX/Sxy family protein codes for MTAISTIRNLGPAMEQAFEKVGITTAEELRALGADAAYAKLLAAGTKPHFIGYYVLHMALQGRPWNDCKGDEKKALRKSFDALKAQSFDQDRSELEDFLNRIGVVPARD; via the coding sequence ATGACGGCAATCTCCACTATCCGCAATCTCGGCCCTGCAATGGAACAGGCCTTTGAAAAGGTCGGAATTACCACGGCTGAAGAATTGCGCGCACTCGGCGCAGATGCCGCCTATGCCAAACTGCTGGCCGCCGGCACCAAACCCCATTTCATCGGCTATTACGTGCTGCACATGGCGCTGCAAGGGCGGCCCTGGAATGACTGCAAGGGTGATGAGAAGAAGGCCTTGCGCAAATCCTTCGACGCGCTCAAGGCGCAGTCCTTTGATCAGGATCGCTCCGAGCTCGAGGATTTTCTGAACCGCATCGGCGTTGTCCCCGCGCGCGACTAG